The proteins below are encoded in one region of Nocardioides marmorisolisilvae:
- the lpdA gene encoding dihydrolipoyl dehydrogenase, with protein sequence MEQFDVVVLGAGSGGYACALRAAQLGLGVALVEKGKLGGTCLHVGCIPTKALLHAAEVADLARESAQFGVRASLDGIDMAGVNGYKDGVVDRLFKGLTGLIQGRGITVVEGEGRLTGPGTVEVGGTTYTGRNVVLATGSYARSLPGLDVDGERVITSEQALRLDRVPGSAIVLGGGVIGCEFASVWRSFGAEVTIVEALPRLLPPEDESSSKSLERAFRKRGIKAMTGTSFQSIELHEDGVRVTVQPGSGAATTLEADVLLVAVGRGPVTEGLGYDEQGIAMDRGFVLTDDRMHTNVDGVYAVGDIVPGLQLAHRGFQQGIFVAEEIAGLAPPSFDESGIPRVTYCDPEVASVGLTEAQARERYGEVETLTYDLGGNGKSQILKTQGAVKLVRSKGGPVVGVHLVGARVGELVGEAQLIVNWDAHPEDVAPLVHAHPTQNEALGEAHLALAGKPLHAHT encoded by the coding sequence GTGGAACAGTTCGACGTCGTCGTTCTCGGGGCCGGATCGGGGGGCTACGCCTGCGCGCTGCGGGCCGCCCAGCTCGGACTCGGGGTCGCCCTCGTCGAGAAGGGGAAGCTCGGCGGGACGTGCCTGCACGTCGGCTGCATCCCCACCAAGGCGCTGCTGCACGCCGCCGAGGTGGCCGACCTCGCCCGGGAGTCCGCGCAGTTCGGCGTCCGGGCCAGCCTCGACGGCATCGATATGGCCGGCGTCAACGGCTACAAGGATGGCGTCGTGGACCGGCTCTTCAAGGGCCTGACCGGTCTGATCCAGGGACGTGGGATCACCGTCGTCGAGGGCGAGGGTCGACTGACCGGCCCCGGGACCGTGGAGGTCGGCGGCACGACGTACACCGGCCGCAACGTGGTGCTGGCCACCGGTTCCTATGCACGGTCGCTGCCGGGCCTCGACGTCGACGGCGAGCGCGTCATCACCAGCGAGCAGGCGCTCCGCCTGGACCGGGTGCCCGGCTCGGCGATCGTGCTCGGCGGAGGCGTCATCGGCTGCGAGTTCGCCAGCGTCTGGCGCTCGTTCGGCGCCGAGGTGACCATCGTCGAGGCACTCCCCCGGCTGCTGCCGCCCGAGGACGAGTCCTCGTCGAAGTCACTCGAAAGGGCGTTCCGCAAGCGCGGCATCAAGGCAATGACCGGCACCTCGTTCCAGTCGATCGAGCTGCATGAAGACGGGGTCCGGGTGACGGTCCAGCCGGGATCCGGCGCGGCCACCACGCTCGAGGCCGACGTACTCCTGGTAGCGGTGGGTCGCGGACCGGTGACCGAGGGCCTCGGGTACGACGAGCAGGGCATCGCGATGGACCGTGGCTTCGTCCTCACCGACGACCGGATGCACACCAACGTCGACGGGGTCTACGCGGTGGGGGACATCGTCCCGGGGTTGCAGCTGGCGCATCGCGGCTTCCAGCAGGGCATCTTCGTCGCCGAGGAGATCGCGGGGCTGGCTCCACCGTCCTTCGACGAGTCCGGGATCCCGCGGGTCACCTACTGTGATCCGGAGGTCGCGTCAGTGGGACTCACCGAGGCCCAGGCCCGGGAACGGTACGGCGAGGTCGAGACGCTCACCTACGACCTCGGCGGCAACGGCAAGAGCCAGATCCTGAAGACCCAGGGCGCGGTCAAGCTGGTCCGGAGCAAGGGCGGCCCCGTCGTCGGTGTCCACCTCGTCGGCGCCCGCGTCGGCGAGCTCGTGGGCGAGGCCCAGCTCATCGTGAACTGGGACGCCCACCCAGAGGACGTCGCGCCGCTGGTGCACGCCCATCCGACCCAGAACGAGGCGCTCGGCGAGGCGCATCTGGCGCTGGCCGGAAAGCCGCTGCACGCCCACACCTGA
- a CDS encoding leucyl aminopeptidase gives MTTYTLRKGSPATTRTDVVVVGVARDAKGGLVVCPGGEDVASAYGRKFAPLLASMGFTARSGEVLRIPAGEAVKAATLVLVGLGERDRLSLQEVRRGAGVAARNVANAATVAVALPAGDAAHVGAVANGFMSGGYEYSGYKSGEAASAPTEVILLSEVARRQDAAAAMTRARVLAELTDHVRDWVNTPANDFTPSRFADAVEELTTSRKDAGVTLEVLGVRELEELGCGGILGVGLGSANPPRMARLSWRHEAPVASVALVGKGVTYDSGGLTIKPGGSMATMKNDMAGAAAVVAAIHAIATLNLPVAVEAFAPMAENMISGSAMRPGDVIRTHGGKTVEITNTDAEGRLLLADALGMAAETRPDVILEISTLTGPCVVALGDRVAGLFGDDGPVTRMRDAAETAGELVWHLPIPERIEEQVRTESRLADVLQHNWVRWGSASYAAAFLRQFVGDVPFAHLDVAGPAWNNGAAWGDVPRGATGFGVRTLVEYVAALARPAGEDLAQS, from the coding sequence GTGACCACCTACACACTTCGCAAGGGCAGCCCGGCAACCACCCGGACCGACGTCGTCGTGGTCGGGGTCGCGCGGGACGCCAAGGGTGGTCTGGTGGTCTGCCCGGGTGGTGAGGACGTCGCGTCGGCGTACGGCCGGAAGTTCGCACCGCTGCTTGCGTCGATGGGCTTCACCGCGCGCAGCGGGGAGGTGCTGCGGATCCCGGCCGGCGAGGCGGTGAAGGCGGCCACGCTCGTGCTGGTCGGCCTCGGCGAGCGCGACCGGCTGTCCCTGCAGGAGGTACGTCGCGGCGCCGGCGTCGCGGCCCGCAACGTGGCCAACGCGGCCACCGTCGCGGTGGCCCTGCCCGCGGGGGACGCTGCACACGTCGGTGCCGTCGCGAACGGCTTCATGTCCGGCGGCTACGAGTACAGCGGATACAAGTCGGGCGAGGCGGCCAGTGCCCCCACCGAGGTCATCCTGCTGAGCGAGGTGGCCCGACGCCAGGACGCAGCCGCAGCCATGACGAGGGCTCGGGTCCTGGCAGAGCTGACCGATCACGTGCGGGACTGGGTGAACACGCCGGCGAACGATTTCACCCCGAGCCGGTTCGCCGATGCGGTCGAGGAGCTCACCACGTCGCGGAAGGACGCCGGCGTGACGCTGGAGGTGCTCGGTGTCCGCGAGCTCGAGGAGCTCGGTTGCGGCGGCATCCTGGGCGTCGGGCTGGGATCGGCCAACCCGCCCCGGATGGCCAGGCTGAGCTGGCGGCACGAGGCCCCGGTGGCGTCCGTCGCCCTGGTCGGCAAGGGGGTCACCTATGACTCGGGCGGGCTGACGATCAAGCCGGGCGGCTCGATGGCCACGATGAAGAACGACATGGCGGGCGCCGCGGCCGTGGTGGCCGCGATCCACGCCATCGCGACCCTGAACCTACCGGTCGCGGTCGAGGCCTTCGCGCCGATGGCGGAGAACATGATCTCCGGCTCGGCGATGCGGCCCGGCGACGTGATCCGGACCCATGGGGGCAAGACGGTCGAGATCACCAACACCGACGCCGAGGGCCGACTGCTGCTCGCCGACGCCCTGGGCATGGCCGCCGAGACCCGACCAGACGTGATCCTCGAGATCTCCACCCTCACCGGACCGTGCGTGGTCGCCCTGGGCGACCGGGTCGCCGGGCTCTTCGGCGACGACGGGCCGGTGACGCGGATGCGGGACGCCGCAGAGACAGCGGGCGAGCTCGTCTGGCACCTCCCCATCCCCGAGCGGATCGAGGAGCAGGTTCGCACGGAGTCCAGGCTGGCCGACGTGCTGCAGCACAACTGGGTCCGCTGGGGCTCGGCGTCCTACGCCGCGGCCTTCCTGCGGCAGTTCGTCGGCGACGTGCCCTTCGCCCACCTCGACGTCGCCGGGCCGGCGTGGAACAACGGGGCCGCCTGGGGCGACGTACCTCGCGGCGCCACCGGCTTCGGCGTGCGCACGCTGGTCGAGTACGTCGCTGCGCTGGCCCGCCCGGCCGGTGAGGACCTGGCTCAGTCTTGA
- the gcvT gene encoding glycine cleavage system aminomethyltransferase GcvT, whose amino-acid sequence MSIKRSPLHERHVALGAKFSEFGGWEMPLEYPTGVVKEHNAVRQSVGIFDVSHLGKLVVRGIGAKELVNSSFTNDLERIEVGKAQYTLCCDEQSGGVVDDLIVYLKDDDHLLLVPNAANSGEVLRRLSQHSPEGVTLTDHHEDEVVIAVQGPHSDDVLKAVGLPVGHDYMSFVEAPFGGEDIVVCRTGYTGERGYELIAPASVALGLWDVLMEAGESHDMLPCGLGARDTLRTEMGYPLHGQDLSPQITPNMAGLGWAVGWKKPAFWGKDALVAEREAGTTVALRGLIAKDRAIPRPGMSVRLTRDLPIGEITSGTFSPTLRKGVGLALINKQAQLGAEVLVDVRGKPETFVVTKPPFVSTDVRQS is encoded by the coding sequence ATGAGCATCAAGCGGTCCCCCCTCCATGAGCGCCACGTCGCGCTGGGGGCGAAGTTCTCGGAGTTCGGTGGCTGGGAGATGCCGCTGGAGTACCCCACGGGGGTGGTCAAGGAGCACAACGCCGTCCGTCAGTCCGTCGGCATCTTCGACGTCAGCCACCTCGGGAAGCTCGTCGTCCGGGGAATCGGTGCGAAGGAGCTGGTGAACTCGTCCTTCACCAACGACCTCGAGCGGATCGAGGTCGGCAAGGCGCAGTACACCCTGTGCTGCGACGAGCAGTCCGGTGGCGTCGTCGACGACCTGATCGTCTACCTCAAGGACGACGACCATCTGCTGCTGGTGCCGAACGCGGCCAACTCCGGCGAGGTGCTCCGCCGGCTCTCACAGCACAGCCCCGAGGGGGTCACCCTCACCGACCACCACGAGGACGAGGTGGTCATCGCCGTCCAGGGGCCCCACTCGGACGACGTGCTCAAGGCGGTCGGCCTCCCGGTCGGCCACGACTACATGTCGTTCGTCGAGGCGCCGTTCGGCGGCGAGGACATCGTGGTCTGCCGCACCGGCTACACCGGTGAGCGGGGCTACGAGCTGATCGCTCCCGCGTCGGTCGCCCTCGGACTGTGGGACGTGCTGATGGAGGCCGGGGAGAGCCACGACATGCTGCCCTGCGGGCTCGGAGCCCGGGACACCCTGCGCACCGAGATGGGCTATCCGCTGCACGGGCAGGATCTCAGCCCGCAGATCACCCCGAACATGGCGGGCCTCGGCTGGGCCGTCGGCTGGAAGAAGCCCGCCTTCTGGGGCAAGGACGCATTGGTGGCTGAGCGTGAGGCGGGCACCACCGTCGCGCTGCGGGGTCTGATCGCCAAGGACCGGGCCATCCCGCGCCCCGGGATGAGCGTCCGGCTGACCCGCGACCTGCCGATCGGCGAGATCACCTCGGGCACGTTCTCGCCGACGCTGCGCAAGGGTGTCGGGCTCGCACTGATCAACAAGCAGGCGCAGCTCGGCGCCGAGGTACTCGTCGACGTACGCGGAAAGCCCGAGACCTTCGTGGTGACCAAGCCGCCGTTCGTCTCGACCGATGTGAGGCAGTCATGA
- a CDS encoding DUF3043 domain-containing protein encodes MSSTHHQATHDTTRQQLFGRSDKKATTPSATQEKEGGKGRPTPTRKEAEAAARERARAVADKKGARQRRSSDTRKMREAMRSGDERYLPARDQGPVKRFVRDFVDSRLCFAEFLLPLLIVIMVLSYSGSHQASSFGNGLWTATILLVIVDTGWMIVRLRRALRAKFPDESLRGVNFYAITRVIQMRFMRMPKAKVGIGGKPK; translated from the coding sequence ATGAGCTCCACCCACCACCAGGCGACCCACGACACGACGAGGCAGCAGTTGTTCGGACGCAGTGACAAGAAGGCCACCACCCCCTCCGCTACGCAGGAGAAGGAAGGCGGCAAGGGCCGTCCGACGCCTACCCGCAAGGAGGCGGAGGCCGCGGCGCGGGAGCGTGCACGGGCGGTTGCGGACAAGAAGGGCGCTCGTCAGCGCCGGTCCTCGGACACCCGCAAGATGCGCGAGGCGATGCGGTCCGGCGACGAGCGCTACCTGCCCGCCCGTGACCAGGGTCCGGTCAAGCGGTTCGTCCGCGACTTCGTGGACAGCCGGCTGTGCTTCGCGGAGTTCCTGTTGCCGCTGCTGATCGTGATCATGGTGCTCAGCTACTCCGGCAGCCACCAGGCGAGCAGCTTCGGCAATGGACTGTGGACCGCCACGATCCTGCTGGTCATCGTGGACACCGGCTGGATGATCGTCCGGCTCCGTCGGGCGCTGCGGGCCAAATTCCCGGACGAGAGCCTGCGCGGGGTGAACTTCTACGCCATCACCCGGGTCATCCAGATGCGCTTCATGCGGATGCCGAAGGCGAAGGTCGGCATCGGCGGCAAGCCCAAGTAG
- a CDS encoding PspA/IM30 family protein, whose translation MSMMKRIGMIFRAKASKALDKAEDPRETLDYSYQRQVEMLTKVRRGVADVATSRKRVELQVNQLNQQSDKLTEQAKKALSMDREDLAREALTRKSGVQSQITDLQAQHAQLQAEEEKLTLASQRLQAKVEAFRTKKETIKATYTAAEAQTRINEAFSGISEEMGDVGMAIQRAEDKTQQMQARAGAIDELISSGALEDSSSLGGGDDISRELESMSSQSEVDSELAALKAQTTPEVAGSQTAALGQGSGEAAAPAASPAAEESAQPEGQGGAQS comes from the coding sequence ATGAGCATGATGAAGCGGATCGGGATGATCTTCCGCGCCAAGGCCAGCAAGGCACTCGACAAGGCGGAGGACCCCCGCGAGACGCTCGACTACAGCTACCAGCGCCAGGTGGAGATGCTGACCAAGGTGCGCCGCGGCGTCGCGGATGTCGCGACGAGCCGCAAGCGAGTCGAGCTTCAGGTCAACCAACTCAACCAGCAGTCCGACAAGCTCACCGAGCAGGCCAAGAAGGCCCTATCGATGGACCGGGAGGACCTCGCTCGCGAGGCGCTGACCCGCAAGTCCGGCGTCCAGTCCCAGATCACCGACCTCCAGGCCCAGCACGCGCAGCTGCAGGCCGAGGAGGAGAAGCTGACGCTGGCCTCCCAGCGGCTGCAGGCCAAGGTCGAGGCGTTCCGGACGAAGAAGGAGACCATCAAGGCCACCTACACCGCCGCCGAGGCGCAGACCCGGATCAACGAGGCATTCTCCGGGATCTCCGAGGAGATGGGCGACGTGGGGATGGCGATCCAGCGTGCCGAGGACAAGACCCAGCAGATGCAGGCGCGTGCCGGCGCCATCGACGAGCTGATCTCGTCCGGTGCGCTCGAGGACAGCTCGTCGCTCGGTGGCGGCGACGACATCAGCCGCGAGCTGGAGTCGATGAGCTCGCAGTCCGAGGTCGACTCCGAGCTCGCGGCACTGAAGGCGCAGACCACGCCCGAGGTCGCCGGCTCGCAGACCGCCGCGCTCGGTCAGGGTTCCGGCGAGGCCGCCGCGCCCGCGGCGTCCCCGGCCGCCGAGGAGTCCGCACAGCCCGAGGGGCAGGGAGGCGCGCAGTCATGA
- the pspAA gene encoding PspA-associated protein PspAA, with amino-acid sequence MIVRILAEGQFDVPDAELDRLNELDAAVQRAVDTGDEAHFGAALEALLGAVRTSGTPLAADTLADSDFILPPADGTLDEVRALLNDDGLIPG; translated from the coding sequence ATGATCGTCCGGATCCTCGCGGAGGGGCAGTTCGACGTACCCGACGCGGAGCTCGACCGGCTCAACGAGCTCGACGCCGCTGTGCAGCGTGCGGTCGACACGGGCGACGAGGCACATTTCGGGGCGGCACTCGAGGCCCTTCTCGGCGCAGTACGCACCTCGGGTACGCCGCTGGCAGCCGACACGTTGGCGGACTCCGACTTCATCCTGCCGCCTGCCGACGGAACTCTCGACGAGGTCCGGGCGTTGCTCAATGACGACGGGCTCATCCCCGGCTGA
- the htpX gene encoding zinc metalloprotease HtpX produces MARTRFIKDGGLTFRMTTVMFLLGALFVALIVALIYVFGRNNAGLAFLIAIVGLGIAWGQWYFSDTVAIKAMRAREVTQDQAPELHGMIERLCALADMPKPRIAVADTALPNAFATGRSPNRSVVCVTTGILNTINAEELEGVLAHELSHVAHRDVLVMTIASSAGIIAGLLTRGAQYGAMFGGGRRNNNNNNAGGMPIWLVMLVVSLVVYAISFLLTRMLSRYRELCADRSGAYLTQKPGALASALQKISGEISATPQRDLREAQTMNAFFIAPAIHGLGLRTLSSTHPTLEQRLDQLAKIATELGRPLDGPQLGA; encoded by the coding sequence ATGGCGCGCACCCGTTTCATCAAGGACGGTGGTCTCACCTTCCGGATGACCACGGTGATGTTCCTGCTCGGTGCACTCTTCGTGGCGCTGATCGTGGCCCTCATCTACGTGTTCGGCAGGAACAACGCCGGACTGGCGTTCCTGATCGCGATCGTCGGACTGGGCATCGCCTGGGGTCAGTGGTACTTCTCCGACACCGTCGCGATCAAGGCGATGCGCGCACGCGAGGTGACCCAGGACCAGGCGCCGGAGCTGCACGGCATGATCGAGCGGCTGTGTGCGCTGGCAGACATGCCCAAGCCGCGGATCGCTGTCGCCGACACCGCTCTGCCCAACGCATTCGCCACCGGCCGCTCGCCGAACCGCTCCGTGGTTTGCGTGACCACGGGGATCCTGAACACCATCAATGCCGAGGAGCTCGAGGGCGTGCTCGCGCACGAGTTGTCCCATGTCGCCCACCGCGACGTGCTGGTGATGACGATCGCCTCCTCGGCCGGCATCATCGCGGGACTGCTTACCCGCGGTGCCCAGTACGGCGCGATGTTCGGGGGCGGCCGTCGCAACAACAACAACAACAATGCCGGTGGCATGCCGATCTGGCTGGTGATGCTCGTGGTCAGCCTCGTCGTCTACGCGATCAGCTTCCTGCTGACCCGGATGCTCTCGCGCTACCGCGAGCTGTGCGCGGACCGCTCGGGTGCCTACCTGACGCAGAAGCCCGGCGCGCTCGCCTCTGCGCTGCAGAAGATCTCCGGAGAGATCTCCGCCACGCCGCAGCGCGACCTGCGCGAGGCCCAGACCATGAACGCCTTCTTCATCGCCCCAGCCATCCACGGCCTGGGTCTGCGGACCCTCAGCTCGACCCATCCGACGCTCGAGCAGCGCTTGGATCAGCTCGCGAAGATCGCCACCGAGCTCGGCCGGCCGCTGGACGGCCCCCAGTTGGGCGCCTGA
- the pspAB gene encoding PspA-associated protein PspAB: MGLWDVIRGRSATRGPNLDNLFAIPGAAITLQTSLGMNPTGIGSVCFRAAAGAAMAGVEADAVALIETDGGPKVEHSEDGFGFSWLVVRAEPTDVSGLVTDLHAVNTGLETQGFGSGLLCSVVGFADTDGRRVGLVYLYKQGTFYPFSPSGEKARNSMFERQVRDAIGSDLPFEPDPGRWLALWGAPGL; this comes from the coding sequence ATGGGACTCTGGGACGTCATCCGCGGGCGATCGGCGACGCGGGGCCCCAACCTCGACAACCTGTTCGCCATCCCAGGTGCCGCCATCACCCTCCAGACGTCGCTGGGGATGAACCCGACAGGCATCGGGTCGGTCTGCTTCCGCGCAGCCGCGGGCGCGGCGATGGCGGGCGTCGAGGCGGACGCCGTCGCGCTCATCGAGACCGACGGCGGGCCCAAGGTCGAGCACTCAGAGGACGGCTTCGGGTTCAGCTGGCTCGTCGTACGCGCCGAGCCGACCGACGTCTCCGGCCTGGTCACCGACCTGCACGCGGTCAACACCGGTCTGGAGACCCAGGGCTTCGGCTCCGGCCTGCTCTGCTCGGTAGTCGGCTTCGCCGACACCGACGGGCGTCGCGTCGGACTGGTCTATCTCTACAAGCAGGGCACGTTCTACCCGTTCAGCCCGTCGGGTGAGAAGGCCCGGAACAGCATGTTCGAGCGCCAGGTCCGAGACGCGATCGGCAGTGACCTGCCCTTCGAGCCCGACCCGGGTCGCTGGCTCGCCCTCTGGGGAGCTCCGGGGCTCTGA